The DNA region TGAGCGTCATCGCCATCGCCGTGCTGCTGCTGATCATGAACTGGTTTTTCCATCAGGTGTACTGGACCGACCGCATGGCCGCCTTCCAGAAGCACAAGCACGGCCTGACGGTGGGCGGGGTGGCGCAGACGGGGCAATGGATCGGGCTGGCGGTGCTCGGTTTCACCTCCATCTACCGGGAGGGCTTCGAGACGGTGCTGTTCCTGCAATCGCTGGTGCTGCAATCGGGCGCGGCCCCGGTCCTGACGGGCACCGGGCTGGGCCTGGTGAGCGTGATCGGCGTCGGCGTCCTCGTCTTCGCGCTGCAAGCCCGCTTGCCGATGAAAAAGCTCCTGGTGTGGACGGGCATGATGATCTGCGCGGTGCTCGCGGTGATGGTGGGCAACACCGTCCACGTGCTGCAACTCGTCGGCTGGTTCCCCGTCCACCCGCTCGGTTTCGAGTTCCCCTCGTGGGCGAGCCTGTGGCTGGGTGTGTACCCGACCTGGGAGGGAATCATCGCGCAGGTCGTCGCCGCCGTCGCCGTGGTGGGCAGCTACTTCGCCGCCGAAGCCGTCAAGACGCGGCAACTGGAGGCCAAGCGGCGCGAGGCGAGTCAGGCGGCGGGAGCGGGGGCGGGGGCGGCGAGCACTCAGCCCTGAGCGAGACTCGAAGGGTCAGGCCGGGCACTCCCACCCGGCCTTTTCCTTTTGCGCGAGGACGTGGCTACCTGCCCAGCCCCTCCGTGAAGTCCACCTCCGCCCCCCACTCCGGGTGGTCGATCAGGGGGTTGCGGTTGCCCTGCCTCTCGAAGATCGCCGCGTTGCGGTGGCGCTCCCAGTCGCCGGGCGGGTCGGCCCCGTGCCACGCGAGGAGGGTCTGGAGGTGCCGCTCCCCGTACTGGCGCACCACGCCGGGATAGCGCAGCAGGAAGTAGAGGGTCGCGCGGGCGGCGGCCCCCTTGCCGTGCGCGGGCTCGAACTCGCCGGGCTCGCGCTTGCCGCAGTCGCTCCGCAGAACCTCACCGTAGTCGGGAAAGTCGAAGTACGGCGTGTTCCCCCGGAACGAGTTGCAGCCCGGTTCGCAGGCGAAGAGGTGGTGCAGGTCGCCGCGCATGGGCTCGCGCCCCCCGAACCACGACTGGGGGACGACGTGCTCGCAGTTGTAGGGCAGGGCGTCCTCCAGGGCGTCCACGCTCAGCCCCTCCCGGGCAGCCAGGGCGAGGCGACGCTCCCGCGCGGTGCGGTCGGCTTTGATCAGTTCCTCCGGCGCGTGTTCTCGGGCGGAGTACAGACTCCGCAGCTTGCCGTCCGGCCAGAGGTCCACCCAGGGGTACACCTCGTCCGCCGGATCGTAGCCGGGCGTGCGCGCGTGGGTCCGCCTCACGAGTTCCGCGAGGGCCAGGAAGCGGGCCTGGGGCGTCCCCCCGGCCGGGAGGCCAGCGTAGTAGCTCGCCGCGTGTGCCTCGTCCTCGGGGTCGAGGTAGGGGCGCTCGGGCGGGAGGGGCCTTCCACGCTCCTCCCCGCCCACCCGCAGCCGCAGGGTGACGGGCACGCTCGCCACGCCGTCCGGGCCGACGCTGAGGGCGCCGAGGTCGAGCACACGGGCGGCCTCGGTCAGGGGGGACGAGGGGGAGGAGGCGACGGGTGAGCCCACCACGGGCGGACGGTTGGCGGCGAGCACCTCCGCCACCAGCACGTTCCCCGCCGCGTCCGCCCGGGTGCGCAGGTCCTCCACGATCCGGCTCACCCTCACCCCCTCGTTGGCGATCCAGTCGATGACGGTGTCGGGGTCGCCGGGTTTGGCAGGCTGACCGTCGCGGCGGAGTGTCCGGCCCTGGCTGTCCGTGCGGGGCACGCCGCTGTGGTGCAGGGCCACGACCTCCCAGGTGTCGTTGAAAACGGGGCTGCCGCTCGACCCCGGCGCGGTGTCCGTCTCGTAGTGCAGGAAGTCGGGGAGGAGGTCCACCAGCCGGTTTTCCCGCAGCGCGACCTGCTTGGGCTCGCCCGAGGGGTGCTGGACGATGCTCAGCGCCTCGCCGACGAGCACCTTGCCCACGGTGCCGAAAAGGGGCAGCCACCCGAAGGCGGAGGTGTCCCCCCTCACCGCCACGAGCGAGTAGTCCAGCGTGTCCGAGGTCAGAAAGAGCGTGTCGGGGTCGAGGCTCAGGGTCACCCGGTCGGTGAGGGTGCCGTCCGCGCGCAGCTCGTAATTGAACTCGATGACCGAGGGGCGGGCGTCCTCGGCGCCCTCCAGCACGTGGTGGTTGGTGAGGATGGCGCGGGGGCCGCACAGCCAGCCCGTGCCGTACCCTATCGTGCGGCCCCCCTCGCTCCGCAGCACGACCCGCCCCACCGCCCGCGACGCAGCCCGGGCGAGGTCGAGGTAGGCGACGCCGAGCAGGTCGTTCGTGCCCAGCACCCGCTCCAGCCCCAGGCGGGTGGCCTCGGGGAGGCGGGCGGCGACCGTGGGCACGTCCTCGTGGCCCTCGACGAGGGCGCGGGCGTCGGGCAGGGG from Deinococcus aetherius includes:
- a CDS encoding endonuclease, whose amino-acid sequence is MDIPRELLAQTQARFTGRDSERAGTRERLSVGGPLVADTEARALTRLTRLGVPLPDARALVEGHEDVPTVAARLPEATRLGLERVLGTNDLLGVAYLDLARAASRAVGRVVLRSEGGRTIGYGTGWLCGPRAILTNHHVLEGAEDARPSVIEFNYELRADGTLTDRVTLSLDPDTLFLTSDTLDYSLVAVRGDTSAFGWLPLFGTVGKVLVGEALSIVQHPSGEPKQVALRENRLVDLLPDFLHYETDTAPGSSGSPVFNDTWEVVALHHSGVPRTDSQGRTLRRDGQPAKPGDPDTVIDWIANEGVRVSRIVEDLRTRADAAGNVLVAEVLAANRPPVVGSPVASSPSSPLTEAARVLDLGALSVGPDGVASVPVTLRLRVGGEERGRPLPPERPYLDPEDEAHAASYYAGLPAGGTPQARFLALAELVRRTHARTPGYDPADEVYPWVDLWPDGKLRSLYSAREHAPEELIKADRTARERRLALAAREGLSVDALEDALPYNCEHVVPQSWFGGREPMRGDLHHLFACEPGCNSFRGNTPYFDFPDYGEVLRSDCGKREPGEFEPAHGKGAAARATLYFLLRYPGVVRQYGERHLQTLLAWHGADPPGDWERHRNAAIFERQGNRNPLIDHPEWGAEVDFTEGLGR